From Flavobacteriales bacterium, one genomic window encodes:
- a CDS encoding beta-lactamase family protein: MYSNSNYVLLALIIERITNTPFHQWMREQIFLPLNLNDTYVDETNQNFLPKIATPYNEIGKYKFAVAENTSKDIGASNIYTTANDLSRWMGYFLHPKKGWEQEFDLMLTRDTLNNGEKNHYAFGVFVEELLGNKRIQHSGGEAFHYLSKF, translated from the coding sequence ATGTATTCTAACTCAAATTATGTATTGTTAGCACTAATCATCGAACGAATCACAAATACCCCATTTCACCAATGGATGAGAGAGCAAATTTTTCTACCCTTAAATTTAAATGACACTTACGTGGATGAAACGAATCAAAATTTCCTCCCGAAAATTGCTACACCCTATAATGAGATTGGCAAATATAAATTTGCAGTCGCGGAAAATACCAGTAAGGACATCGGCGCTTCAAACATCTATACTACAGCAAACGATTTAAGCAGATGGATGGGATATTTTCTACATCCGAAAAAAGGATGGGAACAGGAATTTGATTTAATGCTAACGCGAGATACGCTAAACAATGGAGAAAAAAACCATTATGCCTTTGGTGTATTTGTTGAAGAATTGTTGGGCAATAAACGCATACAACATTCAGGAGGTGAAGCCTTCCATTATTTATCTAAATTCTAA